ATCACAAGGGGTAGCGTGTGTGTTTTTCGAAACATTACGAATCGCAAGATTGAAGAAGAAAAAATTTCGCACCAGGCCCACCATGACCCGTTATCCCAATTGCCAAACAGGGCATTGTTTATCGATCGTTTAACTCAGGGATTAATCCGTGCACCCTGGAATCATCGGAATGTGGGGGTTTTATTTCTTGATTTGGACCACTTTAAAAAGGTCAACGACTCCTTTGGCCATAAGGTGGGGGACTTGCTCTTGAAATCGGTGGGTCAACGCTTAACGGAGTGTGTGAGGGATGGGGATACTGTTGCCCGTTTGGGAGGGAATGAATTTACGGTGGTTTTAGCTGATATCGCTCGGGTGGAAGATATCCAAAATATAGCCAAAAAAATAACTCGTGAATTGGCCAAACCCTATTTTCTGGAAGGGCAGGAAATTCTAATAACCAGCAGTATTGGTATCAGTTTATTTCCAGTAGACGGACAAGATGCGGAAACCCTGTTAAAAAATACCGATATGGCGATGTATCGTGCGAAGGAACAGGGTAGGAATACCTTTTTTGGTCATTCTCTGGTAATGGGTCGATAATTTTTAACCGGTCTAAAGACCTTTCTTAGATCTTTCCTCCTTACATCTGGTATTTAAAAAAATATTTTGATAAACTTCTGTTTTTTTGGTGAAAACCCTACTTTGGGGAAAAATTCCTTTGTGTCCTCCCCCTGGATGTATTAAGTGATATTCAAAAAAGCTCTTATACCGGGCATTTTGTTAAAAAGATACAAACGATTTTTAGCAGATATCCGTTTAACTGATGGGAGAAAGGTTACGGCTCATTGTCCCAACACGGGAGGCATGTTAGGGTGTTCGAAACCGGAAAGCCGTGTGTTTCTCTCCCAACACCCCCCCTCCAAAAGGAAGTACCCCTACACCTGGGAATTGGTTAGGGTGGGAAAAACATGGGTCGGAGTGAATACATTTTTAACCAACCGATTGGTTGAAGAAGGAATTCATGCCGGAAAAATTTCCGCTTTAAGGGGTTATTCCGATGTGAGACGGGAAGCTCCGGTGATGGACAGTCGCCTTGATTTTCTTTTATCCAATGGGGCCAATTTATGTTACCTGGAGGTGAAGAACGTTACATTAGGTGAAAAAAATGTCTCCTATTTTCCGGATGCGGTGACGGAGAGGGGAACAAAACACCTTCGAACCCTTCAAAAATTAAAGGAAAAGGGAAATAGGGCGGTGATCTGTTTTGTGGTGCAAAGAGAGGATTGCAGGATGTTTATGCCTGCGGATCACATTGACCCGATTTATGGCAAGAGTCTTCGGGAGGCCCACCAAAAAGGGGTGGAGATTTTGGTGTGTGGTACAAAGGTAAGTCCCAAAGAGATAAAAATTAATGGAACGCTCCCGTTTCGGCTTTGATTAAGGCTTGGGAAATGGTGGGTGTCTTACCAGGCTCCAAATGGGGCCTCTTTTTTCCTAAAGAACCCTATCGATTTTCGCAGCCATAATGAAATCGCTTTCGGTCAAGCCATCAATCTTATGGGTCCAGAGGGTAATTCCCACCTGCCCCCACGCCAAAAAAATATCAGGGTGATGTCCTTCTTCTTCGGCTTTTTCTCCTACTCGGTTAACGAAATCCAATGCGTTTTTAAAGTTTGAAAATTTATAATTTTTTGCCAAGTGGTGTTCCTTCACCACTTCCCAGCCCTCCAGCTGTTGGTTTAAATCTAAAAGGGCCTTTCCTTTAAGGGGGGGAACCCCTCCTTTACATGGAATACATTTTTTTTGTGCAAGGCCTGACATTTTTTCCCTCCTTTTATAAACCCTCATTTCATTTTGGGTTAGGGGTTCTTTCATTGGTTTAATAAGAAGAAGCCATTTAGGTGCTTTTCTGATTTCTTCGCAATCTTTTTATTCTTTTTTCCATCTTAATTTTGGGGATCTCATTATGTGTCTGTTCTCCCACAGTGATCCCTTTTTCATATACGCATATGGCCTTTTCTATTTGATTCAAATGTTGGAGGGCTTCTCCCAGTTGCAAATAGGCTGCCGTATAATCTGGTTTTTTTTCGATGGCTTTATAAAAAGCATCTGCAGCATCTTCGAAATATCCTTCCTCCATGTACGCTCGTCCCAACCCAAAAAAGGTGGCTTCGCTGGGGTCAATTTCCGTGAGTTGTTTGAATTGGGAAATTTTAGAAGAGGCCATCTGTTTTTTTAAGGGTGGTGTTTTCGTTTTCTCATTTTTATGGGTTTTTTTCTTTTTTTTGATTTTTCCCCCTGTTGTTTCATATCTACCAGAGAAAAATCAATCCGGCGCTGATCGATATCCACCCGTTCCACCCGGACCCGAACTTCATCACCCAATCGAAAGACCCTTCGTTGATGTTCACCCACCAGGGCATGTTGTTTTTCAACATACGAATAATAATCGTCATGCAGAGAAGTCATATGGACCAACCCTTCAACAAAGTAAAGTTGGAGTCCCACAAAAAACCCGAAGTTGGTTACCCCTGTAATATAAGCATCAAATTCTTCTCCAATTTTATCCAACATAAACCTGGCTTTTTTAAAATCAATCACTTCCCGTTCGGCTTCCATGGCTTCCCGTTCCCTTTCAGAGGATTGTTTGGCAATACCGGGAAGAATTTCCTCCAGGTGTTTTATTCTTTTTGAGGGGAGGGCTCCGTTGGACAATACCTCTTTGAGGAGGCGGTGAACAATTAAATCAGGGTAGCGCCGGATAGGGGAGGTAAAATGGGTGTAATGCTCTGCAGCCAGTCCGAAGTGGCCTTTTTTTTCTGTGGAATAACGGGCCTGCTTCATTGAACGAAGGAGGACATGATTAATGAGTTTTTCATATTGAGTGCCTTTGGCTTGATCCAGAAGCTTTTGAAGGGAGTTAGGTTTTATTTTATTGATTCCCTTCAGGTAAAGGCCAAAAGGCTGAATAAATTCGTTAAAATCTCTCATTCTATCTGCATCGGGTTCTTCATGGATTCTGAAAACCATTGGTGTTTGAAGGTTGGTTAAATGTTCTGCAACGGTTTCATTGGCCGCCAACATGCATTCTTCAATGATGCGGTGGGCAATATTTCGCTCCTGACGGAGGATATCCGATACCTGTCCTTGAAGGTCCAGGATAATTTCCGGTTCGGGCAAATCAAAGTCGATGCTCCCTCGCCGCCGACGCTTTTGGTGAAGCCGTTGAGATAAATCTTCCAGAATTTGGAGAAGGGCGATAATGTTTTTTGACTGAGAATGTTCAGGCCAGGGTTTTCCTTGAAGGATTTCCTTGACCTGGGTATAGGTCATTCGGGCTTTGCTTAAAATGACACTTTCGTACACCTGATAGGATGTCCGGGTACCGTTCGTATCAAAGTCCATTTCACAGGTCAGGGTTAAACGGTCTTCGTTTGGGTTCAGGCTGCAAATTTGGTTGGAAAGTTTTTCGGGAAACATGGGAACGACCCGGTCAGGAAAATAAATGGACGTTCCTCTTTTTAAGGCCTCCTGATCCAAGTTCCCGTTCCACGGAACATAATGACCTACATCTGCAACATGGACCCAAAGCCGAATCAGGCCGTCCGGGAGACGTTGAGCGGAAACCGCATCATCAAAATCCTTGGCCTTTTCGCCGTCAATGGTTACGGTGATCAAATTCCGGAGGTCCTTTCGGGTATGAACGGCCCCCTCTTGAACCTTTTCAGGAAGGCCCTGTGCTTCTTTAAGAACCTCGTGAGGAAAGGTTTTGGGCAACCCGTGGCTTTCGATGATCAGATCCGAATCAATCCTGGCGTCTGAATGGTGCCCTAAAATTTTTGTGATTGAACCGATGGGGTTTCGTTTTTTGCTGGGGTACTGCAGGATTTTAACAATGACCATGTCGCCATCCCGGGCATGAAGACTGTTTCGGGGTGTAACATAAACCACCTGAGATATCCGTTTCTCTTGAGGAACCACCACGTTGATATTTTTGTTTTTTTCAAAACGGCCTACCAAATCAGTCCTGGCCCTCCCCAGCATTTGAATAATTCTACCTTCTCGTTTTCCTGCAACGGAAGGTTTTTCAAACCTTGCAATCACCCGATCCCCATGCATGGCTCCCTCCATGGCACGGGCAGGAATAAACACATCTGTTTCTCCTTCTTCCTCCGATATGACGAAGCCGTAACCATCCGCATGGCCCTGCAGGTTACCGATGATGAGGTTCATCCGGCTGGGTAGGCCAAAGCGGTTCTCCCGCGTTTTAACCAAGACACCCTTTGAGACCAGATTTTGAAGGTCTGTATTTAAGGTTTGAATTTCATTTTCGGGTGTGGGAAACCGTTGAATCAGTTCTTCTAGAAGAAGGGGATGGGTTACCTGTTCCCGAAAGAAGGTCAGAAGCTTATTTTGTGACAAGGACTCTTGCATTTAGTTTCCTCTTTGAGAATTGAGTAATGGATTTAAACATCCATTATATTCCCTGGTTAACCTGGGGGAAAGGAAAAACAGTTATTTTTCTGGCCATTGAATCAAGGCGGCTCCCCAGGTGAGGCCCGCTCCGAAACCTGACAGGAGAATCCATTCTCTTCCTTTGAGTTTCCTGCTTTTTACGAGAAAATCAAGTGTGATTGGAAGCGAGGATGAGGATGTATTTCCGATCTGGTCCAGCGAAACCACCAGTTGTTCATCCCGGAATTTAAGTCTTTTCGAGATGGCTTTGATGAGCCGAAGGTTGGCCTGGTGCAACACCACATAGGAAAGAGTGGAAACAGAAAGTTTATTTCTCTCCAAAATTTCTGTGATCACACTGACGGTTTTTTCCACGGCGACACGAAATAAAGAGGCACCCCTCATGGTAATGGTATTTTGTCCTGTTCGTAGGGTCTCTGAAGTGGTGGGGCATCGGGAACCTCCCGCAGGAATTTTAATTAAATCTCCGTATTGACCATCGCTTTTCATGATCAGGGATATAAGCCCGAATGAATTTTGGCTTTTTTGGATGACCGCTGCACCGGCCCCATCCCCGAAAATAATTGCGGTTGTTGGGTCTTTTGGGTTAACAAATCGCGTTTTGACTTCCGATGCAATCACCAAAACATTTTTCACTTTCGGGTTCTTCAATAGCTGGTCTGCAATGGATAGGCCCACGAGGAATCCGGAACAGCCAGCGGAAATATCAAAGGCGGAAGCATGGCGGGCTTTAAGGTTTCTTTGAACGAGGCAGGCCGTTGCGGGGAAAAACATATCGGGAGAGGTGGTCGATAAAATAATAAAATCGATCATGGAAGAATCAATATTAGCCGAATGAAGGGCTTCTTGAGCCGCGTAGGTGGCGAGATCAGATGAAGCCTCTTGAGGGTTGGCTTTCCTCCGTTCGCGGATACCGGTCCGTCTTTGAATCCCTTGATCATCCAGCCCTGTGTTTTCTAAAAGTGAGCTGTTTAAAATTTTATCTTCGGGAAGGTAGGAACCGGTTC
The nucleotide sequence above comes from Nitrospiria bacterium. Encoded proteins:
- a CDS encoding beta-ketoacyl-ACP synthase III, encoding MKIIHSTIAGTGSYLPEDKILNSSLLENTGLDDQGIQRRTGIRERRKANPQEASSDLATYAAQEALHSANIDSSMIDFIILSTTSPDMFFPATACLVQRNLKARHASAFDISAGCSGFLVGLSIADQLLKNPKVKNVLVIASEVKTRFVNPKDPTTAIIFGDGAGAAVIQKSQNSFGLISLIMKSDGQYGDLIKIPAGGSRCPTTSETLRTGQNTITMRGASLFRVAVEKTVSVITEILERNKLSVSTLSYVVLHQANLRLIKAISKRLKFRDEQLVVSLDQIGNTSSSSLPITLDFLVKSRKLKGREWILLSGFGAGLTWGAALIQWPEK
- the rnr gene encoding ribonuclease R — its product is MQESLSQNKLLTFFREQVTHPLLLEELIQRFPTPENEIQTLNTDLQNLVSKGVLVKTRENRFGLPSRMNLIIGNLQGHADGYGFVISEEEGETDVFIPARAMEGAMHGDRVIARFEKPSVAGKREGRIIQMLGRARTDLVGRFEKNKNINVVVPQEKRISQVVYVTPRNSLHARDGDMVIVKILQYPSKKRNPIGSITKILGHHSDARIDSDLIIESHGLPKTFPHEVLKEAQGLPEKVQEGAVHTRKDLRNLITVTIDGEKAKDFDDAVSAQRLPDGLIRLWVHVADVGHYVPWNGNLDQEALKRGTSIYFPDRVVPMFPEKLSNQICSLNPNEDRLTLTCEMDFDTNGTRTSYQVYESVILSKARMTYTQVKEILQGKPWPEHSQSKNIIALLQILEDLSQRLHQKRRRRGSIDFDLPEPEIILDLQGQVSDILRQERNIAHRIIEECMLAANETVAEHLTNLQTPMVFRIHEEPDADRMRDFNEFIQPFGLYLKGINKIKPNSLQKLLDQAKGTQYEKLINHVLLRSMKQARYSTEKKGHFGLAAEHYTHFTSPIRRYPDLIVHRLLKEVLSNGALPSKRIKHLEEILPGIAKQSSEREREAMEAEREVIDFKKARFMLDKIGEEFDAYITGVTNFGFFVGLQLYFVEGLVHMTSLHDDYYSYVEKQHALVGEHQRRVFRLGDEVRVRVERVDIDQRRIDFSLVDMKQQGEKSKKRKKPIKMRKRKHHP
- a CDS encoding tetratricopeptide repeat protein; this translates as MASSKISQFKQLTEIDPSEATFFGLGRAYMEEGYFEDAADAFYKAIEKKPDYTAAYLQLGEALQHLNQIEKAICVYEKGITVGEQTHNEIPKIKMEKRIKRLRRNQKST
- a CDS encoding 4a-hydroxytetrahydrobiopterin dehydratase — translated: MSGLAQKKCIPCKGGVPPLKGKALLDLNQQLEGWEVVKEHHLAKNYKFSNFKNALDFVNRVGEKAEEEGHHPDIFLAWGQVGITLWTHKIDGLTESDFIMAAKIDRVL
- the sfsA gene encoding DNA/RNA nuclease SfsA yields the protein MIFKKALIPGILLKRYKRFLADIRLTDGRKVTAHCPNTGGMLGCSKPESRVFLSQHPPSKRKYPYTWELVRVGKTWVGVNTFLTNRLVEEGIHAGKISALRGYSDVRREAPVMDSRLDFLLSNGANLCYLEVKNVTLGEKNVSYFPDAVTERGTKHLRTLQKLKEKGNRAVICFVVQREDCRMFMPADHIDPIYGKSLREAHQKGVEILVCGTKVSPKEIKINGTLPFRL